The proteins below are encoded in one region of Brachyspira intermedia PWS/A:
- a CDS encoding methyl-accepting chemotaxis protein translates to MNIFSNLIYGYNITVIQLLAPIIGISLMSVFIMIYLLLSIKTKKGIYITISVTLSFILIYNIISLIIIFLCTYGANKINPNLSIALYLTNNIIILIAVALMPINSKSFISRNKNLINLNNTIFIIVVILSLALIIVSIIYPNKFFTATINYYESESNSYYIKSVGLFYLIKNYIILLVFTIMFISTLADMIINYDYKSNIIMTISVVIALVLIVRYLYLEKTIENVGFDRIGFAIVISSSFRSISIFSSFAKNALESIKKESVLNNKLHLNLRTLNNIDRISEQLNIIDRNLMDTSMFVFEIDKEAKDAYNIISSKIDSILDANDRLMDAKNSKKNIIKDGLKYTNTIFTFFDKYKSQMQEHFRVLNQTISNMKESDFSNEQIMSLKNDLRLIKESFKETSSKFLNAIVESANQFKDVNSITESIYNTIEYIKAITNKTNLLSINAGIQASKAGFYGKSFSVVAKEIGALSFEISKGTDSIEKMLTDIFAGLVMIENSSFYIKDRCKIIAKEINRISDTIDKFIEEMENNINTDSKKLSHFKSLEQYNDVMSNILVNQNLIVLSIKENISAMLEVQNNLNSKIEYQNQDVYKIFNNFNNVIKSKDELNEITKKIGNYSSFSHTDIEALSNIINTHRKKSSFTFAPIIALLKKSSNV, encoded by the coding sequence ATGAATATATTTTCAAATTTAATATATGGATACAATATAACAGTGATTCAGCTGTTAGCACCTATCATTGGTATTTCACTAATGTCAGTTTTTATTATGATATATTTACTATTATCTATAAAAACAAAAAAAGGTATATATATAACTATTTCAGTTACTTTATCATTTATACTTATATATAATATTATATCTCTTATTATAATATTTTTATGTACTTATGGTGCAAATAAAATTAATCCTAATTTATCAATAGCTTTATATTTAACCAATAATATAATAATACTAATCGCTGTGGCTTTAATGCCTATTAACTCTAAAAGTTTTATATCAAGAAATAAAAATCTTATAAATTTAAATAACACTATATTTATAATTGTAGTTATACTATCTTTAGCATTAATAATAGTTAGTATAATATATCCTAATAAATTTTTTACAGCTACAATTAACTACTATGAATCAGAAAGCAATTCATATTATATAAAATCTGTTGGATTATTTTATTTAATTAAAAACTATATCATATTATTAGTATTTACAATTATGTTTATATCAACTTTGGCAGATATGATAATAAATTATGATTATAAATCTAATATTATTATGACTATATCAGTAGTTATAGCATTAGTGTTAATAGTAAGATATTTATATTTAGAAAAGACTATAGAGAATGTTGGTTTTGATAGAATAGGATTTGCCATAGTAATATCATCATCATTTAGATCTATATCCATATTCTCATCTTTTGCTAAAAACGCTTTGGAATCAATAAAGAAAGAAAGTGTATTAAATAATAAATTACATCTAAATCTTAGAACATTGAATAATATAGATAGAATATCTGAACAATTAAATATCATAGATAGGAATTTGATGGATACATCTATGTTCGTTTTCGAAATAGATAAAGAAGCAAAAGATGCTTATAATATAATAAGTTCAAAAATAGACTCTATTTTAGATGCTAATGACAGATTAATGGATGCTAAAAATAGTAAAAAGAATATTATTAAAGACGGATTAAAATACACAAATACTATATTTACATTCTTTGACAAATATAAATCACAAATGCAGGAGCATTTTAGAGTATTGAATCAAACTATTTCTAATATGAAAGAATCTGATTTCTCTAATGAGCAGATAATGTCATTGAAAAATGATTTAAGACTTATAAAAGAAAGTTTTAAAGAAACTTCAAGTAAATTTTTGAATGCCATAGTAGAATCTGCAAATCAATTCAAAGATGTAAATAGTATCACAGAATCTATATATAATACAATAGAATATATTAAAGCTATTACTAATAAAACTAATCTTTTATCAATTAATGCTGGAATTCAAGCATCTAAAGCTGGATTTTATGGTAAAAGCTTCTCTGTAGTAGCTAAAGAAATAGGTGCTTTATCATTTGAAATATCTAAAGGTACAGATTCAATAGAAAAAATGCTTACAGATATATTTGCCGGATTAGTTATGATAGAAAATTCTTCATTTTATATCAAAGATAGATGTAAAATAATAGCAAAAGAAATTAATAGAATATCAGATACTATAGATAAATTTATTGAAGAAATGGAAAATAATATAAATACTGATTCTAAAAAATTAAGTCATTTCAAATCTCTAGAACAGTATAATGATGTAATGTCAAATATATTAGTAAATCAGAATTTAATAGTTTTGTCTATAAAAGAAAATATATCTGCTATGCTTGAGGTTCAAAATAATCTAAACTCTAAAATAGAATATCAGAACCAAGATGTATATAAAATATTTAATAATTTTAATAATGTTATAAAATCTAAAGATGAGCTTAATGAAATAACTAAGAAAATAGGAAATTATTCTTCATTCTCTCATACTGATATAGAGGCATTATCAAATATTATTAACACACATAGAAAGAAAAGCAGCTTTACATTTGCTCCTATAATAGCTTTATTGAAGAAATCATCAAATGTTTAG
- a CDS encoding methyl-accepting chemotaxis protein — MDYNFSLITLELGIPVIATIISIVGIILYAYIYFQLYEETQAIILLIGFLSFLFSGLEAANIITSLYSPNNSLALNMYKFEQLAFSLTIIPWMMYIRGKLTLSERFHFVLDKLYIAVVFILILLFAIALLYPQLFISTTMPISTLNETMKNSIKSRGELGAVYILRDFVFTVYSLVIICSFIYEMTVNKKVKENVLILILMCLISLAFFDDFNGISIYTKYSSNFLFFNNSTFTRITLVYAIFNIIMIYSSVSRFISAVYKKTTQSYDLESIKAQDSIIINTAINTAEKLSELKVNFSEAVNNLVSKVENTYSTINNLKNDINRVIEYTNEFITIENFQINDGKINITKINELIETYPNLQASVELQKKTLEESNVKLHDSVEKIYALQSQSRHIVTMFEDLQKNLEIEKSNFIKEFSKSETFGQLNFQINRIISFMTNMSDKTKTLAINSSIQASKAGEWYNNFSVVSKEVSELVSETSQATNRMQDLLFQIEDIFKKFTYSSNNINNNMSQLSGEVSMHYDRINKFNINMERQNDYNMNIIKNTDKMHNSISNMTNIIINEENDFLNIKTRIEEINDYVIDISEKASIENSEVKNLMRDMNKLLATSDDLESITNKLNEEMKKFLEYTNDLETKVDEYSKVM, encoded by the coding sequence ATGGATTACAATTTTTCTCTTATAACATTAGAATTAGGAATTCCTGTTATAGCAACTATCATATCAATAGTTGGTATAATATTATATGCTTATATATATTTTCAATTATATGAAGAAACTCAGGCTATTATATTGCTTATAGGTTTTCTATCATTTTTATTTTCAGGATTAGAAGCAGCAAATATAATAACTTCTTTGTACAGTCCTAATAATAGTTTGGCACTTAATATGTACAAATTTGAACAATTAGCCTTCTCTTTAACTATTATACCATGGATGATGTATATACGGGGTAAATTAACTTTAAGTGAACGTTTTCATTTTGTATTAGATAAATTATATATAGCTGTTGTATTTATATTAATACTTTTATTTGCTATAGCTTTATTATATCCTCAGCTTTTCATATCAACAACTATGCCTATAAGCACTTTAAATGAAACTATGAAAAATAGTATAAAAAGCCGAGGTGAATTGGGCGCTGTATATATACTTAGAGATTTTGTATTCACTGTATACAGTCTTGTAATTATATGTTCTTTTATATATGAGATGACTGTAAATAAAAAAGTAAAAGAAAATGTACTTATATTAATATTAATGTGTTTAATATCTTTAGCATTCTTTGATGACTTTAATGGAATATCAATATATACAAAATATTCTAGTAATTTCTTATTTTTTAATAATTCCACATTCACTAGAATAACTTTAGTATATGCTATATTCAATATTATAATGATATATTCATCAGTAAGCAGATTTATTTCAGCAGTATATAAGAAAACAACACAATCTTATGATTTAGAAAGTATTAAAGCTCAAGATTCTATAATTATTAATACTGCGATAAATACAGCTGAGAAATTATCAGAATTAAAAGTGAATTTTTCTGAAGCAGTTAATAATTTAGTAAGCAAAGTAGAAAACACATACTCTACTATCAATAATTTAAAAAATGATATAAACAGAGTTATAGAATATACTAATGAATTTATTACAATAGAAAATTTCCAAATAAATGACGGAAAAATTAATATAACAAAAATAAATGAATTAATAGAAACATATCCTAATTTGCAGGCTTCTGTAGAATTACAGAAAAAAACACTTGAAGAATCTAATGTAAAATTACATGATTCAGTGGAAAAAATATATGCTTTACAATCTCAAAGTAGACATATAGTAACTATGTTTGAAGATTTGCAAAAGAATTTAGAAATAGAAAAAAGTAATTTTATTAAAGAATTCAGCAAATCAGAAACTTTCGGACAATTAAATTTCCAGATAAATAGAATTATATCGTTTATGACAAATATGTCAGATAAAACTAAAACTCTTGCAATCAATTCCAGTATACAAGCTTCAAAGGCAGGAGAATGGTATAATAACTTCTCTGTAGTATCAAAAGAAGTTAGTGAATTAGTAAGTGAAACATCTCAGGCTACAAATAGAATGCAGGATTTATTGTTTCAAATAGAAGACATATTTAAAAAATTTACTTATTCCAGCAACAATATTAATAACAATATGTCTCAGCTATCCGGAGAAGTTTCTATGCATTATGATAGAATCAATAAATTTAATATTAATATGGAAAGACAAAATGATTATAATATGAATATCATAAAAAATACTGATAAAATGCATAATTCTATATCAAATATGACTAATATCATCATCAATGAAGAAAATGATTTTTTAAATATTAAAACTAGAATAGAAGAAATTAATGATTATGTAATTGATATATCAGAAAAAGCATCTATTGAAAACTCTGAGGTAAAAAACCTTATGAGAGATATGAATAAGCTTTTAGCGACATCTGATGATTTGGAATCTATAACAAATAAACTTAATGAAGAAATGAAAAAATTCTTAGAATATACAAATGATTTAGAAACTAAAGTAGATGAATATTCTAAAGTTATGTAA
- a CDS encoding MATE family efflux transporter: protein MLQQLIMGMVSLIDNFMVAELGDIKMAAVNVSNQLNFIYLVILNTCYGAGGIYMAQNNGADNKEGMQQAFRFKVILPLIISISYMILMLVNPEIFMRLMTRGNASQEEILLSSTKYMSIIAFTFIPISISGAIGTSYREIGKPHIPLIISVIATFCNTIGNYILIYGNFGAPRLEEKGAAIATLIARIIEMILFIVYIKLHKEKFYVRTREILKVKLNVFYSMLKKSSLIFLSEISWGLSEMFMTALYNSRGGAETVAGMASGFTIANIFYLVFQGIFVSTMVVVGGTLGRGELEDAKNKARWILNGSVIAGLVVGLVQMSSTLLIPFIFSKLTIDAQAITRNLVILIACYMPVWTYINAQFAVSRAGGDTVFGFAVDVPVSLLMFAPLALILAKFTTVGPVAMFGIAKLTDFAKITVGVIMLKKERWVRKLTE from the coding sequence ATGCTTCAGCAGCTTATAATGGGTATGGTATCATTAATAGATAACTTTATGGTTGCAGAACTTGGCGATATAAAAATGGCTGCTGTAAATGTATCTAATCAATTAAACTTTATATATTTGGTAATACTTAATACTTGTTATGGTGCCGGCGGAATATATATGGCTCAGAATAATGGGGCTGATAATAAGGAAGGTATGCAGCAGGCTTTCAGATTTAAAGTAATACTTCCTCTTATTATTTCCATTTCTTATATGATATTAATGCTTGTTAATCCTGAAATATTTATGAGATTAATGACTAGAGGAAATGCCTCTCAGGAAGAAATACTATTATCAAGCACAAAATATATGAGTATAATAGCATTTACATTTATACCCATATCAATATCCGGTGCTATAGGTACTTCATACAGAGAAATAGGAAAACCTCATATTCCTCTTATAATATCTGTTATAGCTACATTCTGTAATACTATAGGAAATTATATACTTATATATGGAAATTTTGGAGCTCCAAGACTTGAAGAAAAAGGTGCTGCCATTGCCACATTAATAGCTAGAATAATAGAAATGATTTTATTTATAGTGTATATAAAACTTCATAAAGAAAAATTTTATGTAAGAACTAGAGAAATACTAAAAGTAAAATTAAATGTATTTTATTCAATGCTAAAAAAATCAAGTTTAATATTTTTGAGTGAAATAAGCTGGGGACTAAGCGAAATGTTTATGACGGCTTTATATAATAGCAGAGGCGGAGCTGAAACAGTTGCTGGTATGGCTTCAGGATTTACTATAGCTAATATATTCTATTTGGTTTTTCAGGGGATATTTGTATCTACTATGGTAGTTGTTGGAGGAACTCTTGGACGCGGAGAATTGGAAGATGCCAAAAATAAGGCAAGATGGATATTAAACGGCTCTGTTATAGCAGGTTTAGTAGTTGGTTTAGTGCAAATGTCATCTACACTATTAATACCTTTTATATTCTCAAAACTTACTATAGATGCCCAAGCAATAACAAGAAATTTGGTAATACTTATAGCCTGTTATATGCCTGTATGGACATATATTAATGCTCAATTTGCAGTTTCAAGGGCTGGCGGAGATACTGTATTCGGATTTGCTGTTGATGTGCCTGTATCATTACTAATGTTCGCACCATTAGCTTTGATACTAGCTAAATTTACTACAGTTGGACCTGTAGCTATGTTTGGTATAGCCAAATTAACAGATTTTGCTAAAATTACTGTTGGTGTTATAATGCTTAAAAAAGAAAGATGGGTGAGAAAACTTACAGAATAA
- the lepB gene encoding signal peptidase I has product MENPIKNITETIIGECRNFKHTLKEILYAIVIVLLINTFLIQNYQIPTGSMIPIIMPGDRLFANRFVYGVKLPFTDGLLGYRLPKIKSPQRGDLVVFRAPPSASFGCESAMPYYEPSPLVQMLKLPVMIFSLTPFTWDPRFLFADFLGEKLTGGTHMAPVPLFLGLKTVDLDPRKEFVKRVIATAGETVEIRNKKIIINGNEIEDKWGYFFYGDDREFVPIIDIYGPIYVPKKGDVIIFKKLVDRSDYYNDLSSFEVYINDKVVSDDIKLWYWMNIYVPNTKDRPDEYIYNVPEDYFFVMGDNRDQSCDSRMWGLVPYRHIKGQPMIAWIQSKRPDDVEQGFFKYFIIK; this is encoded by the coding sequence ATGGAGAATCCTATAAAAAATATTACTGAAACAATAATAGGCGAATGCCGTAATTTTAAACATACATTAAAAGAGATATTATACGCTATAGTAATAGTGCTTCTTATAAATACATTTTTAATACAGAACTATCAAATTCCTACAGGCTCTATGATACCTATAATAATGCCGGGTGATAGACTTTTTGCAAATAGATTCGTTTATGGAGTAAAACTTCCATTTACAGATGGGCTTTTGGGATACAGACTTCCAAAGATAAAATCACCTCAAAGAGGAGATTTGGTAGTATTCAGAGCACCTCCTTCTGCTTCTTTCGGATGCGAATCTGCTATGCCTTATTATGAGCCTTCACCTTTAGTGCAGATGCTTAAACTGCCTGTTATGATATTTTCTCTTACTCCTTTTACTTGGGATCCTAGATTCCTTTTTGCTGATTTTTTGGGAGAGAAACTCACAGGCGGAACACATATGGCGCCAGTTCCTTTATTTTTAGGGCTTAAAACCGTGGATTTAGACCCTAGAAAAGAATTTGTAAAGCGTGTTATAGCTACTGCCGGTGAAACTGTTGAAATTAGAAATAAAAAAATAATTATAAACGGAAATGAAATAGAAGATAAATGGGGATATTTCTTTTATGGAGATGATAGAGAATTTGTACCTATTATAGATATTTACGGCCCTATATATGTACCTAAAAAAGGCGATGTTATAATATTTAAAAAGTTAGTTGACAGATCTGACTATTATAATGATCTTAGTTCTTTTGAAGTGTATATTAATGATAAAGTGGTAAGCGATGATATTAAATTATGGTATTGGATGAATATATATGTTCCTAATACTAAAGACAGACCGGATGAATATATATACAATGTGCCTGAAGATTATTTCTTTGTAATGGGCGATAACAGAGATCAAAGCTGCGACAGCAGAATGTGGGGATTGGTTCCTTACAGACATATAAAAGGTCAGCCTATGATTGCTTGGATACAATCAAAAAGACCTGATGATGTGGAACAAGGCTTCTTCAAATATTTTATAATTAAATAA
- the queA gene encoding tRNA preQ1(34) S-adenosylmethionine ribosyltransferase-isomerase QueA — MIDYLNKETYNFYLPENLIATTPNYERDHCKLMILNKDTGKLEHKIFSDIINYLNKDDVLVLNDSKVIPARIYAKKNTGGNVEILLLNKFNDDESTWECLIKGKNIKEKDILYLNYSHLENVGDIEALIEKDNISTKIIKFSKPLTSDILDSIGKVPLPPYIIQSRKKKGEEEYNDKDKEFYQNVYAKNEGSIASPTSGLHFTKELLEKIKSMGITVCYVTLHVGFSTFNPLKEDDLRNHVMHEEKFIIPKESYDIIINAKKEGRRVVSCGTTVARVLESEYDNYDFKRMEGSTDIFIYPPYKFKCVDALITNFHTPHSTLLAMVSAFAGYDNIMNAYKTAVENNYRFFSYGDAMFMY, encoded by the coding sequence ATGATAGATTATTTGAATAAAGAAACATATAATTTTTATTTACCGGAAAATTTAATAGCTACTACTCCAAATTACGAGAGAGATCATTGTAAATTGATGATTTTAAATAAAGATACAGGAAAGCTGGAGCATAAAATTTTTTCTGATATAATTAATTATCTTAATAAAGATGATGTTTTAGTTCTCAATGATAGTAAGGTAATACCAGCTAGAATATACGCTAAAAAAAATACTGGCGGTAATGTTGAAATATTGCTTCTTAATAAATTCAATGATGATGAAAGTACTTGGGAATGTTTAATAAAAGGTAAGAATATAAAAGAAAAAGATATATTATATTTGAATTATTCTCATTTAGAAAATGTAGGAGATATTGAGGCATTAATAGAAAAAGACAATATATCAACTAAAATAATAAAATTTTCAAAACCATTAACAAGTGATATTTTAGATAGTATAGGAAAAGTTCCGCTTCCTCCATATATTATTCAAAGCAGAAAGAAAAAAGGCGAAGAAGAATACAATGATAAAGACAAAGAATTTTATCAGAATGTATATGCCAAAAATGAAGGAAGTATTGCTTCTCCTACATCAGGACTTCATTTTACTAAAGAGCTTTTAGAGAAAATAAAGTCTATGGGAATTACTGTTTGTTATGTTACATTGCATGTAGGCTTTTCAACTTTTAATCCTTTAAAAGAAGATGATTTACGCAATCATGTTATGCATGAAGAGAAATTTATAATACCAAAAGAAAGCTATGATATAATAATCAATGCTAAAAAAGAGGGCAGGAGAGTTGTATCATGCGGAACTACTGTTGCAAGAGTTTTAGAAAGCGAATACGATAATTATGATTTTAAAAGAATGGAAGGCTCTACTGATATATTTATTTATCCACCTTATAAGTTTAAATGCGTTGATGCTTTAATTACAAATTTTCACACACCTCATTCTACATTGCTTGCTATGGTAAGTGCTTTTGCAGGTTATGACAATATAATGAACGCCTATAAAACAGCGGTAGAAAATAATTACAGATTTTTTTCTTACGGCGACGCTATGTTTATGTATTAA
- a CDS encoding alkyl/aryl-sulfatase encodes MNKILTSILCIFLVSCSSNNFNSERKDATEYTKKENEKLKNYLPFDDNTDFENASKGFIETSDGNVSFPFISNQSAPDTVNPSLWRQAQLNNISGLFEVTPDIYQVRGFDLANITFVRGDTGWIIIDVLTTKESASKAIELFRKHKGNDPITGVIFTHSHVDHFGGIRGVIENSNIPIVAPEGFFEEAVSENLLAGNAMSRRSSYMYGGLLPKDEKGTVDAGLGKLVATGTPGIIKPNKIISKDYESFTIDGVEFQFLMAQNTEAPAEFMIYIPKYRAASSAEVMNHTLHNLSTLRGAKTRDSIVWAKAIEKSKEFLKNRTDVLFGSHHWPIWEQSNIDDFLNKHGDLYKYIHDQTLRYANMGYTPIEIAEKIQIPDNLAKEFYNRGYYGSVNHDVKAVYDFYFGAWWDGNPANLYKLPPEESAKRYVEFMGGENNIIKMAKKSYDEGDYRWVVEVLNNVIFANPNNENARKLSADAMEQLGYQSESAVWRAYLLTGAYELRNEIDQNMKAPQTTSLDMINALSAENMFEYISVALNPDKVKDKNISVLFNITDDNKYLVKIENSILKYKKYNNENTDYAIDINMSDFKKALFTKKADDLNINNKDAFNEFLSYFDTFNYWFNIVTP; translated from the coding sequence CCTGTTCTTCTAATAATTTCAATTCCGAAAGAAAAGATGCAACAGAATATACCAAAAAAGAAAATGAAAAATTAAAAAACTATTTGCCATTTGATGACAATACTGATTTTGAAAATGCAAGCAAAGGATTCATAGAAACTTCTGACGGTAATGTATCTTTTCCTTTCATATCAAATCAGTCTGCCCCAGATACAGTAAATCCATCACTATGGAGGCAGGCTCAATTAAATAATATATCAGGTTTATTTGAAGTAACTCCGGATATATATCAGGTAAGAGGTTTTGATTTAGCTAATATAACTTTTGTAAGAGGCGATACAGGCTGGATTATAATAGACGTACTGACAACAAAAGAATCAGCATCTAAAGCTATAGAATTATTCAGAAAGCATAAAGGAAATGACCCAATAACAGGAGTAATATTTACACATTCCCATGTTGATCATTTCGGAGGAATAAGAGGAGTCATTGAAAACAGTAATATACCTATTGTGGCACCTGAAGGATTTTTTGAAGAAGCTGTATCAGAAAATCTTTTGGCAGGCAATGCTATGAGCAGACGTTCTTCCTATATGTACGGAGGACTTTTACCAAAAGACGAAAAAGGTACTGTTGATGCTGGACTTGGTAAATTAGTTGCAACTGGAACTCCCGGTATTATAAAACCAAATAAAATAATATCTAAAGATTATGAATCATTCACAATTGACGGAGTAGAGTTTCAATTTTTAATGGCACAAAACACTGAAGCTCCTGCAGAGTTTATGATTTATATACCAAAATACAGAGCTGCATCAAGTGCTGAAGTAATGAATCATACACTTCATAATTTATCAACATTAAGAGGAGCAAAAACAAGAGATTCTATTGTATGGGCCAAGGCTATAGAAAAATCAAAAGAATTCTTAAAAAACAGAACTGATGTATTATTCGGTTCTCATCACTGGCCTATATGGGAACAAAGCAATATAGATGATTTTCTAAATAAGCATGGAGATTTATATAAATATATTCATGATCAAACTTTAAGATATGCTAATATGGGATACACTCCTATAGAGATAGCAGAAAAAATACAGATACCGGATAATTTAGCAAAAGAATTTTATAATAGAGGTTACTATGGTTCTGTAAATCATGATGTAAAAGCTGTTTATGATTTTTATTTCGGTGCTTGGTGGGATGGAAATCCTGCTAATTTATATAAACTTCCTCCTGAAGAATCAGCAAAAAGATATGTTGAGTTTATGGGCGGCGAAAACAATATTATAAAAATGGCTAAAAAATCTTATGATGAAGGCGATTACAGATGGGTTGTTGAAGTACTCAATAATGTAATATTTGCTAATCCTAATAATGAAAATGCAAGAAAACTCAGTGCTGATGCTATGGAACAATTAGGATATCAAAGCGAATCTGCTGTTTGGAGAGCTTATTTACTTACTGGTGCTTATGAACTTAGAAATGAAATAGATCAAAATATGAAGGCTCCTCAAACTACATCATTGGATATGATAAATGCATTATCTGCTGAAAACATGTTTGAATATATATCAGTTGCTTTAAATCCTGATAAAGTAAAAGATAAAAATATATCAGTACTTTTTAATATTACAGATGATAATAAATATCTTGTAAAAATTGAAAACTCTATACTTAAATATAAAAAATATAATAATGAAAATACTGACTATGCGATAGATATTAATATGTCAGATTTCAAAAAGGCATTATTTACTAAAAAGGCTGATGATTTAAATATTAACAATAAAGATGCATTTAATGAGTTTTTATCCTACTTTGACACTTTCAATTATTGGTTTAACATAGTTACACCTTAA